The following are encoded in a window of Caldicellulosiruptor danielii genomic DNA:
- a CDS encoding glycosyltransferase family 4 protein, whose amino-acid sequence MKKKVWIFNHYAIPPIIGGITRHFDFAKQLVERGYSVTIFASSFDHKQRIEMLEKGKKFKIEEYEKVKFVWIKTFPYKKNDIKRLFNIFSYAKNLYLIARKFERPDVILASSFHPLTWVIGYLLSKKFKCRFIAEVRDLWPQSGIDLGALKKESIIVKLLRNLEKFIYTKADYVVTVLPKADQYIESLGIDKGKIVHIPNGCDIERFDSLKSNLSEEAKRILDNHNGYFKACYLGALGQANAMETIMEAAKIVQEKVADKIHFLIIGDGPEKEKLENMAKELGLKNVFFYPPVSKLSVPGLLERVDITLVSMHNLKVYRFGISLNKLFDYLCAAKPIVFAGNVANDIVKESGAGISCQSYDSKAFAEAILSLYAMSKEEKEKIGRKGREYAQKFHDIKILADRLEKIL is encoded by the coding sequence TTGAAAAAAAAGGTTTGGATATTTAATCACTATGCAATTCCGCCGATAATTGGAGGAATTACAAGGCATTTTGATTTTGCAAAGCAGCTTGTAGAAAGAGGCTATAGCGTTACAATCTTTGCTTCAAGCTTTGACCACAAACAGAGAATTGAGATGTTGGAAAAAGGGAAAAAATTTAAGATAGAAGAATATGAGAAAGTAAAATTTGTATGGATAAAGACATTTCCGTATAAAAAGAATGATATAAAGAGGCTTTTTAATATATTTTCTTATGCTAAAAACCTTTATTTGATTGCCAGAAAGTTTGAAAGACCTGATGTAATATTGGCATCTTCATTTCATCCACTTACCTGGGTCATAGGGTATTTGCTGTCCAAAAAGTTTAAGTGCAGATTCATTGCCGAGGTCAGAGACCTCTGGCCACAAAGTGGTATTGACCTTGGCGCTTTGAAAAAAGAGAGTATAATTGTAAAGCTTTTGAGAAATCTTGAAAAGTTTATTTACACTAAAGCAGACTATGTTGTGACAGTATTGCCAAAGGCAGACCAGTACATAGAGAGCCTGGGTATTGATAAAGGAAAGATTGTTCATATTCCTAACGGGTGTGATATAGAAAGATTTGATAGTCTTAAAAGTAATCTTTCAGAAGAAGCAAAAAGGATTTTGGATAATCACAATGGATATTTTAAAGCTTGTTATCTTGGTGCGCTTGGGCAGGCAAATGCAATGGAGACCATAATGGAGGCTGCAAAGATTGTTCAGGAAAAGGTAGCGGACAAAATACACTTTTTGATAATAGGAGACGGTCCTGAAAAAGAAAAACTTGAGAATATGGCAAAGGAACTTGGGCTTAAGAATGTATTTTTTTATCCCCCTGTTTCAAAACTCTCTGTACCCGGCTTACTTGAACGGGTGGATATAACGCTTGTTTCCATGCATAATCTAAAAGTTTACAGGTTTGGAATATCACTCAATAAGCTTTTTGACTATTTGTGTGCTGCAAAACCAATTGTTTTTGCGGGCAATGTTGCAAATGACATTGTCAAAGAGTCGGGGGCGGGGATTTCCTGCCAAAGTTATGACAGCAAAGCTTTTGCTGAGGCAATATTGAGCTTGTATGCTATGTCCAAAGAAGAAAAAGAGAAAATCGGACGAAAAGGAAGAGAGTATGCCCAAAAGTTCCATGATATAAAGATACTTGCAGATAGGCTAGAAAAAATATTGTAG
- a CDS encoding GH36-type glycosyl hydrolase domain-containing protein encodes MNYGYFDSQNREYVITNPKTPTSWVNYLGTSDYCLIISNNASGYSFYKSPKLGRVTRFRFNSIPMDRPGRYVYLKDEITKDFWSISWQPVGKPLEKFRSICRHGLGYSIFESKYNDISSSLKIFVPVDKPIEIWEVKIKNESGEIKELSVFTYTEFCLWNSMLDMMDFQYILYTCRMGYNREDEIVDYSIKLWSPYEPKAFFTCTNKKIESFDTDREVFIGPYNSEANPEAIQNGRCFGSIAIGGNPCAATQVKVELEPGQEEYLVFVLGVGDAYKEGKEYKKLFASKENIQKEFEKVQKYWDDRLSKFKCNTPSEKMNLMLNIWNQYQCHTTFNWSRSASFIEAGGRDGLGFRDSSQDILGVVHSIPQEVRKRLIELLKAQLSEGYAMHHFQPLTWSQGEHNIPPRERIYSDDHLWLLIAVPHYIKETGDFSILDEVVEYADKSSASVYEHLKQALEFSWRHRGKHGLLLGLAADWNDCINLKDGGESTWSTQLYYKALSEFIELAEYIGKSDDAEKYKAYRDEIKKAMEEYTWDGEWFVRGYLASGKKLGSKESEQSKIFLNSQSWSVFSGAFVDEKGKMAMDSVKKYLATEHGCVKNWPAYVDYIVEVGAVTSFPPGLKENAAIFCHANTWVIIAEAVLGRGDYAFEYYMSFLPANKNDIAEIYTAEPYVYSQFITGKEHPYYFGRARNPWLTGTATWAFVAATQYILGVRPHYNGLIIDPCIPSWWDDFEVVRVFRGKKLSIKVSNPEHISKGVKKILVNGKEIAGNLIPVELLSDENVIEVVMGK; translated from the coding sequence ATGAACTATGGATACTTTGATTCTCAAAACAGAGAGTATGTAATAACAAACCCCAAGACACCAACTTCATGGGTAAATTATTTGGGGACAAGTGATTACTGTCTTATAATCTCAAATAATGCTTCAGGCTATTCTTTTTACAAATCCCCTAAGCTTGGAAGAGTCACTCGTTTTAGGTTTAACAGCATTCCAATGGACAGACCTGGAAGATATGTGTATCTAAAAGACGAAATTACAAAGGATTTCTGGTCAATAAGCTGGCAGCCTGTTGGAAAGCCTCTTGAAAAGTTTAGAAGTATTTGTCGACATGGACTTGGATATTCAATATTTGAAAGTAAATACAACGACATCTCATCATCTTTGAAAATATTCGTACCGGTAGACAAGCCAATTGAAATCTGGGAAGTTAAAATCAAGAATGAGTCAGGTGAGATAAAAGAACTGTCGGTATTTACCTATACTGAGTTTTGTCTTTGGAACTCTATGCTTGACATGATGGATTTTCAATATATTCTTTACACCTGCAGAATGGGTTACAACAGAGAAGATGAAATAGTAGATTACTCAATTAAACTCTGGAGTCCATACGAGCCAAAAGCATTCTTCACATGCACAAACAAAAAGATAGAAAGTTTTGACACAGATAGAGAGGTCTTTATAGGTCCATATAACAGTGAAGCTAATCCGGAAGCTATTCAAAATGGCAGGTGCTTTGGTTCAATTGCAATAGGTGGAAATCCATGCGCTGCAACACAGGTGAAAGTAGAACTTGAACCCGGTCAGGAAGAGTATTTAGTCTTTGTGCTGGGAGTAGGAGATGCATACAAGGAAGGAAAAGAATATAAAAAGTTATTTGCTTCAAAAGAAAATATTCAAAAAGAATTTGAAAAGGTGCAAAAGTACTGGGATGACAGGCTCAGCAAGTTCAAATGCAACACACCGAGTGAAAAGATGAATTTGATGTTGAACATATGGAACCAGTATCAGTGCCATACAACATTTAACTGGTCAAGATCTGCATCTTTTATAGAGGCTGGTGGAAGAGACGGGCTTGGCTTTAGAGATTCATCACAGGACATTTTGGGAGTTGTACATTCAATCCCGCAAGAGGTGAGAAAAAGACTCATTGAGCTTTTGAAAGCACAGCTATCTGAAGGGTATGCGATGCATCATTTCCAGCCTCTTACATGGTCTCAAGGAGAACATAATATACCTCCACGCGAGAGGATTTATTCTGATGATCACTTGTGGCTTTTGATTGCTGTGCCACACTATATAAAAGAAACAGGAGATTTTTCTATCTTAGATGAAGTTGTTGAATATGCAGACAAGTCAAGTGCTTCTGTTTATGAGCATTTAAAACAAGCTTTGGAGTTTTCATGGAGGCACAGGGGAAAACATGGACTTTTGCTTGGTCTTGCTGCTGACTGGAATGACTGTATCAACCTCAAAGACGGTGGCGAGAGTACATGGTCGACCCAGCTTTATTACAAGGCTTTATCTGAGTTTATAGAACTTGCTGAGTATATTGGAAAGAGTGATGATGCTGAAAAGTATAAAGCTTATAGAGATGAAATCAAAAAGGCAATGGAAGAGTATACATGGGACGGCGAGTGGTTTGTAAGAGGGTATTTAGCCAGCGGCAAAAAACTTGGGTCAAAAGAAAGTGAGCAAAGCAAGATTTTCCTAAATTCTCAGTCATGGTCAGTATTTTCAGGTGCTTTTGTTGATGAAAAAGGTAAAATGGCAATGGATAGTGTCAAAAAATACCTTGCAACAGAACATGGATGTGTCAAAAACTGGCCAGCTTACGTTGATTATATAGTTGAAGTGGGAGCTGTTACATCATTTCCACCGGGATTAAAAGAAAATGCTGCTATTTTCTGTCATGCTAATACATGGGTAATAATTGCAGAGGCTGTACTTGGTAGAGGCGACTATGCTTTTGAATACTATATGTCGTTCCTTCCTGCAAACAAAAATGATATTGCCGAAATCTACACAGCAGAACCGTATGTTTACTCTCAGTTCATCACCGGAAAAGAACATCCATACTATTTTGGTCGAGCACGAAATCCATGGCTGACAGGTACTGCAACCTGGGCATTTGTTGCAGCAACACAGTATATTTTAGGAGTTCGTCCACACTACAATGGTCTTATAATTGACCCATGTATACCGTCATGGTGGGACGATTTTGAAGTTGTAAGAGTTTTCAGAGGTAAAAAACTATCTATTAAAGTGTCAAATCCGGAGCATATTTCAAAAGGTGTTAAAAAGATATTAGTAAATGGAAAAGAGATTGCGGGTAATCTGATTCCAGTTGAATTGCTTAGCGACGAAAATGTAATTGAAGTTGTAATGGGAAAATAA
- a CDS encoding GH1 family beta-glucosidase — MSFPKGFLWGAATASYQIEGAWNEDGKGESIWDRFTHQKGNVLYGHTGDVACDHYHRFEEDVSLMKELGLKAYRFSIAWTRIFPEGFGTVNQKGLEFYDKLINKLVENGIEPVVTLYHWDLPQKLQDIGGWANKEIVNHYFEYAMLLINRYNDKVKKWITFNEPYCIAFLGHFYGVHAPGIKDFKVAMDVVHNIMLSHFKVVKAVKESNIDVEVGITLNLTPVYLQTERLGYKVSEIEREMVFLSSQLDNQLFLDPVLKGSYPQKLLDYLVQKDLLEAKKALSMQQEVKENFIFPDFLGINYYTRAVRLYDENSSWIFPIRWEHPAGEYTEMGWEVFPQGLFDLLMWIKENYPQIPIYITENGAAYNDKVEDGRVHDQKRVEYLKQHFEAARKAIENGVDLRGYFVWSLMDNFEWAMGYTKRFGIIYVDYETQKRIKKDSFYFYQQYIKENS; from the coding sequence ATGAGCTTTCCAAAAGGATTTTTGTGGGGTGCTGCAACAGCTTCATACCAGATTGAAGGTGCATGGAATGAAGATGGAAAAGGTGAATCTATCTGGGATAGGTTCACACATCAAAAAGGGAATGTTCTATACGGACACACCGGCGATGTTGCCTGTGACCACTACCACAGGTTCGAAGAAGATGTCTCTCTTATGAAAGAGCTTGGACTCAAAGCCTACAGATTTTCTATCGCATGGACAAGAATCTTTCCAGAAGGCTTTGGTACTGTGAATCAAAAAGGTCTTGAGTTTTATGATAAACTCATCAACAAGCTTGTTGAAAACGGTATCGAACCTGTTGTCACTCTCTATCACTGGGACCTTCCTCAAAAGCTACAAGACATTGGTGGCTGGGCAAACAAGGAAATTGTAAACCATTATTTTGAATATGCAATGCTTCTTATAAACCGCTACAATGATAAAGTAAAAAAATGGATAACATTTAATGAACCTTATTGTATTGCCTTTTTGGGCCACTTTTATGGCGTTCATGCACCGGGAATAAAAGATTTTAAAGTTGCAATGGATGTTGTGCACAACATTATGCTATCTCACTTTAAGGTTGTAAAAGCTGTAAAGGAAAGCAATATTGATGTTGAAGTTGGAATTACATTGAATTTAACCCCAGTTTACTTACAAACAGAGCGGCTTGGATATAAGGTTAGCGAAATTGAAAGAGAAATGGTTTTTCTGAGCAGTCAGCTTGACAACCAGCTTTTCCTTGACCCAGTGCTTAAAGGAAGCTATCCACAAAAGCTGTTAGATTACCTTGTTCAAAAAGATTTGTTGGAAGCCAAAAAAGCATTGAGCATGCAGCAGGAAGTAAAAGAAAATTTCATCTTCCCTGATTTTCTTGGTATCAACTACTACACACGTGCAGTCAGGCTTTACGATGAAAATTCTTCATGGATATTCCCAATAAGATGGGAACATCCTGCAGGAGAATACACCGAGATGGGCTGGGAAGTGTTCCCGCAAGGGCTTTTTGACCTTCTGATGTGGATTAAAGAAAACTACCCACAAATTCCAATTTATATAACAGAAAACGGTGCTGCCTATAATGACAAGGTAGAAGATGGAAGGGTTCATGACCAAAAGAGGGTGGAGTATTTAAAACAGCACTTTGAAGCAGCAAGAAAGGCAATTGAAAATGGAGTAGATTTGCGAGGTTATTTTGTGTGGTCTTTGATGGACAATTTTGAATGGGCAATGGGGTATACAAAAAGGTTTGGAATTATATATGTGGATTATGAAACTCAAAAAAGGATTAAAAAAGACAGCTTCTATTTTTATCAGCAGTATATAAAGGAAAATTCATAA
- the rlmD gene encoding 23S rRNA (uracil(1939)-C(5))-methyltransferase RlmD, with translation MVKKSQEYIVKIDTLNHQAQGIARIDGFVVFIDNVLIDEVVKIKIEEVKKEYAKANLVEILEKSPYRKDPECPYYYFCGGCHLMHANYQHQLSLKKLLVEDAFRRIGKLSPKINDVIGMENPFRYRNKTALPVGGDYKKPQIGFYRKMTHDIVDIDYCLIQHEFCDDVIKGMKELIKRHKIEIYDEKKHQGVLRHIVVRNSFAFDEMMLILVCTKVPENLESVKKDILDKFPKVKSLYLNLNPKKTNVILGEEDILIWGSSTIKDKIGNLTFEISPKSFFQVNSVQTEVLYRQVIKYLMNIGAEVVFDIYSGIGTISMFVAPFCKKVYTIEIVEDAVEDAKKSSKNNGISNIEFICGCAEIEIPKLLKSEIIPQAVILDPPRSGCEKQLLESLIEYKIKNIIYVSCNPSTLARDSNILCSNGYEILEVQPVDMFPQTFHVECVALFKMEEK, from the coding sequence GTGGTAAAAAAATCGCAAGAATATATTGTAAAGATTGATACACTAAATCACCAGGCACAGGGCATTGCAAGAATTGATGGATTTGTAGTGTTCATTGACAATGTTCTTATTGATGAAGTTGTAAAAATCAAAATAGAAGAGGTAAAAAAAGAATATGCCAAAGCAAACTTAGTTGAAATTTTGGAAAAAAGCCCATATAGGAAAGATCCAGAATGTCCTTATTACTACTTTTGTGGTGGATGTCATTTGATGCATGCAAATTATCAGCATCAGCTAAGCCTAAAAAAACTTCTTGTTGAAGATGCTTTTAGGCGAATAGGGAAGCTAAGTCCCAAAATAAATGATGTTATTGGAATGGAAAACCCATTTAGATACAGAAACAAAACTGCACTACCAGTTGGAGGAGATTATAAAAAACCACAGATAGGATTTTATAGAAAGATGACACATGATATTGTTGATATAGATTACTGTCTTATTCAGCATGAATTTTGCGATGATGTGATAAAAGGTATGAAAGAGCTGATAAAAAGGCACAAGATAGAGATTTATGACGAAAAAAAGCATCAAGGTGTTTTGAGACACATTGTTGTTAGAAATTCATTTGCATTTGATGAAATGATGCTCATCCTTGTTTGCACAAAAGTACCTGAGAATTTAGAGAGTGTAAAAAAAGACATTTTAGATAAGTTCCCAAAGGTTAAATCACTCTATTTAAACTTGAATCCTAAAAAGACAAATGTAATATTGGGTGAGGAAGATATATTAATCTGGGGCAGCAGTACAATAAAAGATAAGATAGGGAATTTAACATTTGAAATTTCTCCAAAGTCATTTTTTCAGGTAAATTCTGTGCAGACAGAGGTGCTCTACAGGCAAGTAATAAAATATCTGATGAATATTGGAGCAGAAGTTGTATTTGACATATACTCTGGAATTGGCACTATTTCAATGTTTGTTGCGCCATTTTGCAAAAAGGTTTACACTATAGAGATTGTTGAAGATGCAGTTGAGGATGCTAAAAAAAGCAGCAAAAATAATGGTATTTCGAACATTGAATTTATATGCGGCTGTGCTGAGATTGAAATTCCAAAACTGTTGAAAAGTGAAATCATACCTCAGGCTGTAATTCTTGACCCACCGCGAAGTGGATGTGAAAAACAGCTTTTAGAAAGCTTGATAGAGTACAAGATTAAAAACATAATTTATGTATCCTGCAATCCTTCAACACTTGCAAGAGATAGCAATATTCTTTGTTCAAACGGCTATGAAATTTTAGAAGTTCAGCCTGTTGATATGTTTCCACAGACATTTCATGTTGAGTGTGTGGCTTTATTTAAAATGGAAGAAAAGTAG
- a CDS encoding methylated-DNA--[protein]-cysteine S-methyltransferase yields the protein MKISIGYLLSPIGLIKIVGQDDSIVSVEFVSHQDEEEIICPVVKEAILQLEEYFEGKRTTFELKLRLEGTEFQKRVWNELNNIPFGSVISYKELAKKVGTPQGARAVGNAAKKNPAVIIVPCHRVVKSDLSLGGFSGGLEKKIWLLSHEGWKIENGLLRK from the coding sequence TTGAAAATATCTATTGGCTATCTGCTATCTCCAATTGGGCTAATAAAGATTGTAGGACAAGACGATAGCATAGTATCAGTGGAGTTTGTTTCACATCAAGATGAAGAGGAGATAATTTGCCCTGTTGTAAAGGAAGCTATTTTGCAACTTGAAGAGTATTTTGAAGGCAAGAGAACCACTTTTGAGCTAAAACTTCGTTTAGAGGGGACAGAGTTTCAAAAAAGAGTTTGGAATGAGCTTAATAACATTCCCTTTGGAAGTGTGATTTCTTATAAAGAGCTTGCCAAAAAAGTTGGAACACCACAGGGCGCAAGAGCAGTTGGAAATGCTGCCAAGAAAAATCCAGCTGTGATAATTGTCCCATGCCACCGGGTGGTCAAGTCAGATTTGTCCTTAGGTGGGTTTAGTGGTGGGCTTGAAAAAAAGATTTGGCTACTTTCACATGAGGGATGGAAAATAGAAAACGGGCTTTTGAGAAAGTAA
- a CDS encoding bacteriohemerythrin, giving the protein MPQIEWLDQYSVGVESIDNQHKELFARINKLLDACSQGEGKKVLPEVLDFLGDYVVFHFSTEEKYMKEYLYPHYTAHKNEHDNYVETYKKFREEIEKEGAGVAAVIKTNRLVVDWLKNHILGTDRKLGAFLKEKMQTK; this is encoded by the coding sequence ATGCCACAAATTGAATGGCTTGACCAGTACTCTGTAGGAGTTGAGTCAATAGACAATCAGCACAAGGAGTTATTTGCAAGAATAAATAAACTCTTAGATGCTTGTTCTCAAGGGGAAGGAAAGAAGGTGTTGCCAGAGGTTTTGGATTTTTTAGGTGATTATGTAGTATTTCATTTTTCCACAGAAGAAAAGTACATGAAAGAGTATTTATACCCCCACTATACTGCTCACAAAAATGAACATGACAACTATGTTGAAACATACAAAAAGTTTCGAGAGGAGATAGAGAAAGAGGGAGCAGGAGTTGCAGCGGTTATAAAGACAAACAGACTTGTTGTTGACTGGCTCAAAAATCATATCCTTGGAACAGATAGAAAACTTGGAGCGTTTTTGAAAGAAAAGATGCAAACAAAGTAG
- a CDS encoding GH36-type glycosyl hydrolase domain-containing protein produces the protein MKFGYFDDGKREYVITTPLTPYPWINYLGMKDFLSLISNHAGGYCFYKDARLRRITRFRYNNVPLDMGGRYFYIKDQDDVWSPSWMPTRKDLEFYECRHGLGYTIITGRRNGVEVEQTFFVPVDENCEIHYLKITNKSSQPKNLILFSLIEFCLWNALDDMTNFQRNLSTGEVEIEGSVIYHKTEYRERRNHYSFYSVNVPIDGFDTDRDTFLGLYRGFDAPLAVESGKSFNSEAHGWSPIASHMIRISLQPGKTKDLVFVLGYVENPQDKKWAKKGVINKEKAYKMIEKFQKPEDVQKAFEDLRLFWDELLNKFNVSTGIDKVDRMINIWNQYQCMVTFNLSRSASYFESGIGRGMGFRDSNQDILGFVHQIPERARERILDLAATQLEDGGAYHQYQPLTKRGNNEIGGNFNDDPLWLILSTAHYIKETGDWSILDEIVPFENDPQKTASMFEHLKRAFYHVVNNLGPHGLPLIGRADWNDCLNLNAFSTNPDESFQTCDNKDGKTAESVMIAGMFVYVGKEFVRICERLGKEDLAKDAQYHIEKMKEAILNYGYEGEWFLRAYDYFGNKVGSKENDEGKIFIETQGFCVMAGIGLDDGKAISALDSVKKYLDTEHGIVLVQPAFTEYKIHLGEITSYPPGYKENAAVFCHNNPWIMIAECIVGRGDRAFEYWSKIAPSYREEISDVHKLEPYVYCQMIAGKDAYKPGEAKNSWLTGSAAWNFVAMTQWILGIRPDYDGLLIDPCIPPQWKEFTVKRVFRNALYNIQVKNPDGVSKGIKKVVVDGKEMSSNLIPAFSDGKEHFVEVIMG, from the coding sequence ATGAAGTTTGGTTACTTCGATGATGGCAAGAGAGAGTATGTAATCACAACACCTCTTACTCCATATCCTTGGATAAATTATCTTGGAATGAAAGATTTTTTGTCTCTGATTTCAAACCATGCAGGTGGTTATTGTTTTTATAAGGATGCAAGGCTTCGAAGAATAACAAGATTTCGTTACAACAATGTGCCACTTGATATGGGAGGAAGATATTTCTACATAAAAGACCAAGATGATGTCTGGTCACCATCATGGATGCCAACAAGAAAAGACCTTGAGTTTTACGAATGTCGTCATGGTCTTGGATATACAATCATAACAGGAAGAAGAAACGGCGTTGAAGTAGAGCAAACATTCTTTGTGCCTGTTGACGAAAATTGTGAGATACATTATCTTAAGATAACCAACAAATCATCCCAACCAAAGAATTTGATACTCTTTTCCCTGATTGAGTTTTGCCTCTGGAACGCACTTGATGATATGACAAACTTCCAAAGAAACCTGAGCACAGGTGAGGTTGAGATAGAAGGCTCTGTCATTTATCATAAAACCGAGTACAGAGAGCGTAGGAATCATTATTCTTTTTATTCTGTAAATGTGCCAATCGACGGCTTTGACACAGACAGAGACACATTCCTTGGGCTTTACAGAGGCTTTGACGCACCATTGGCAGTTGAAAGCGGAAAAAGTTTTAATTCAGAAGCTCATGGTTGGTCGCCTATTGCCTCACACATGATAAGAATTTCTTTGCAGCCAGGCAAGACAAAAGACTTAGTATTTGTGCTTGGCTATGTAGAAAACCCACAGGATAAAAAATGGGCTAAAAAAGGAGTTATAAACAAAGAAAAAGCTTATAAAATGATAGAAAAATTCCAAAAACCAGAAGATGTTCAAAAAGCATTTGAAGATTTGAGACTATTCTGGGATGAACTACTAAACAAATTTAACGTATCCACAGGTATAGACAAGGTAGATAGAATGATAAACATCTGGAATCAATATCAGTGCATGGTGACTTTTAATCTTTCCAGAAGTGCATCGTACTTTGAGTCTGGCATAGGCAGAGGAATGGGCTTTAGAGATTCAAACCAGGACATTTTGGGCTTTGTTCACCAGATTCCAGAGAGGGCAAGAGAGAGAATTTTGGATTTAGCTGCAACCCAGCTTGAAGATGGCGGTGCATATCATCAGTATCAGCCTCTTACAAAAAGAGGAAACAACGAAATAGGCGGAAATTTCAATGACGACCCGCTGTGGCTTATACTTTCAACAGCTCATTACATCAAAGAAACGGGTGACTGGTCTATTCTTGATGAGATTGTACCTTTTGAAAATGACCCGCAAAAGACTGCTTCTATGTTTGAACACCTAAAAAGAGCATTCTATCATGTTGTAAACAACCTGGGACCACATGGACTTCCGCTCATAGGCAGAGCTGACTGGAATGACTGTTTGAACTTAAACGCATTCTCAACAAACCCCGATGAGTCGTTCCAGACATGTGACAATAAGGATGGCAAAACTGCAGAATCTGTCATGATTGCTGGGATGTTTGTGTATGTTGGAAAGGAATTTGTAAGGATTTGCGAAAGGTTGGGCAAAGAAGATCTTGCAAAAGATGCACAATATCACATAGAAAAGATGAAAGAGGCAATTTTGAATTATGGATATGAGGGTGAGTGGTTTTTAAGAGCATATGACTATTTTGGCAACAAGGTTGGCAGCAAAGAAAATGATGAGGGGAAAATTTTTATTGAAACACAAGGTTTTTGCGTAATGGCAGGAATAGGACTTGATGATGGAAAAGCTATTTCTGCGCTCGATTCTGTTAAAAAGTACCTTGACACAGAACATGGAATTGTGCTGGTTCAGCCAGCATTTACTGAGTATAAAATTCACTTAGGAGAGATTACAAGCTATCCACCCGGCTATAAGGAGAACGCTGCTGTTTTTTGTCACAACAACCCATGGATTATGATAGCAGAGTGTATTGTTGGAAGAGGCGACAGAGCATTTGAATACTGGTCAAAGATTGCCCCGTCATACAGAGAAGAGATAAGCGATGTGCACAAGCTTGAACCATATGTTTACTGTCAGATGATTGCTGGAAAAGATGCATATAAGCCGGGCGAGGCTAAAAATTCATGGCTCACTGGCTCTGCCGCGTGGAATTTTGTTGCAATGACACAGTGGATTTTAGGCATTCGCCCAGATTATGATGGTCTTTTAATAGATCCCTGCATACCACCGCAGTGGAAAGAATTTACTGTGAAAAGAGTGTTCAGAAATGCACTTTACAATATACAGGTAAAAAACCCTGATGGCGTTTCAAAAGGCATCAAAAAAGTTGTTGTTGATGGTAAAGAAATGTCTTCCAATTTAATACCAGCTTTCTCAGATGGTAAAGAGCATTTTGTTGAAGTGATAATGGGATAG